A part of Escherichia marmotae genomic DNA contains:
- the fliJ gene encoding flagellar export protein FliJ, with translation MAEHGALATLKDLAEKEVDNAARLLGEMRRGCQQAEEQLKMLIDYQNEYRNNLNSDMSAGMTSNRWINYQQFIQTLEKAITQHHQQLTQWTQKVDVALNNWREKKQRLQAWQTLQERQSTAALLAENRLDQKKMDEFAQRAAMRKPE, from the coding sequence ATGGCAGAACATGGCGCACTGGCGACCCTGAAAGATCTGGCAGAAAAAGAGGTGGATAACGCCGCACGACTGTTGGGTGAAATGCGTCGCGGATGCCAGCAGGCAGAAGAGCAACTCAAAATGCTGATCGATTATCAGAATGAATATCGTAACAACCTGAATAGCGATATGAGTGCAGGAATGACCAGCAATCGCTGGATTAACTATCAGCAATTTATCCAGACGCTGGAAAAAGCCATTACTCAGCACCACCAGCAACTTACACAGTGGACACAGAAAGTTGATGTTGCCCTGAATAACTGGCGGGAAAAGAAACAACGTTTGCAGGCCTGGCAGACACTGCAGGAACGGCAATCCACGGCGGCACTGTTAGCAGAAAACCGCCTCGATCAGAAAAAGATGGATGAGTTTGCCCAGCGCGCCGCCATGAGGAAACCAGAATGA
- the fliQ gene encoding flagellar biosynthesis protein FliQ, translating to MTPESVMMMGTEAMKVALALAAPLLLVALVTGLIISILQAATQINEMTLSFIPKIIAVFIAIIIAGPWMLNLLLDYVRTLFTNLPYIIG from the coding sequence ATGACACCTGAATCGGTCATGATGATGGGGACGGAAGCGATGAAAGTCGCTCTGGCGCTGGCCGCCCCGCTGCTACTGGTGGCGCTGGTGACTGGCCTTATTATCAGCATTTTGCAGGCTGCCACGCAGATTAACGAAATGACGCTATCGTTTATTCCGAAAATCATCGCCGTATTTATCGCCATTATTATTGCCGGGCCGTGGATGCTCAACCTGTTGCTGGATTACGTCCGCACCTTGTTCACTAACCTGCCGTATATCATCGGGTAG
- the fliO gene encoding flagellar biosynthetic protein FliO, translating into MNNHATVQPTTPVSTAPLLQVSGALIAIIVLILAAAWLVKRLGFAAKRSDARGLRVSASASLGARERVVVIDVEDARLVLGVTAGQINLLHKLPPSAPTEEMPLADFQSLMKNLLKRNGRS; encoded by the coding sequence ATGAATAACCACGCCACCGTGCAACCAACCACGCCGGTTTCCACTGCGCCGCTCCTGCAGGTGAGTGGCGCATTAATTGCCATTATTGTCCTGATTCTCGCTGCAGCGTGGCTGGTGAAACGGCTGGGATTTGCCGCCAAACGCAGCGACGCCCGCGGGTTAAGAGTCAGCGCCAGCGCTTCACTTGGCGCGCGCGAGCGGGTAGTGGTGATCGATGTGGAAGATGCACGACTGGTACTCGGCGTCACCGCAGGGCAAATCAATCTGTTGCATAAACTTCCCCCTTCTGCGCCAACGGAAGAGATGCCACTGGCCGATTTCCAGTCGCTAATGAAAAATTTGCTCAAGCGTAACGGGAGATCCTGA
- a CDS encoding YodC family protein, which produces MSFVVSEEVTVKEGGPRMIVTGYSSGMVECCWYDGYGVKREAFHETELVPGEKSRSSEEV; this is translated from the coding sequence ATGAGCTTTGTGGTGAGTGAGGAAGTAACGGTTAAAGAGGGCGGCCCGCGGATGATTGTTACCGGGTATTCCAGCGGCATGGTTGAGTGTTGCTGGTATGACGGTTACGGCGTCAAACGGGAAGCCTTTCATGAAACTGAGCTTGTTCCGGGGGAGAAGAGTCGTTCATCGGAAGAAGTTTAA
- the fliP gene encoding flagellar type III secretion system pore protein FliP (The bacterial flagellar biogenesis protein FliP forms a type III secretion system (T3SS)-type pore required for flagellar assembly.), with amino-acid sequence MRRLLSVAPALLWLVSPLAFAQLPGITSQPLPGGGQSWSLPVQTLVFITSLTFIPAILLMMTSFTRIIIVFGLLRNALGTPSAPPNQVLLGLALFLTFFIMSPVIDKIYVDAYQPFSEEKISMQEALEKGAQPLREFMLRQTREADLGLFARLANTSPLPGPEAVPMRILLPAYVTSELKTAFQIGFTIFIPFLIIDLVIASVLMALGMMMVPPATIALPFKLMLFVLVDGWQLLVGSLAQSFYS; translated from the coding sequence ATGCGTCGTCTGTTATCTGTCGCTCCTGCTCTTCTCTGGCTGGTCAGCCCCCTCGCCTTTGCGCAACTGCCTGGCATCACCAGCCAACCGCTGCCTGGCGGAGGACAAAGCTGGTCGCTTCCGGTGCAGACGCTGGTGTTCATCACCTCGCTGACGTTTATTCCGGCGATTTTACTGATGATGACCAGTTTCACTCGCATCATCATCGTTTTTGGTTTACTGCGTAACGCGCTGGGAACCCCCTCCGCCCCGCCCAACCAGGTATTGCTGGGACTGGCGCTGTTTTTGACTTTTTTTATTATGTCACCGGTTATCGACAAAATTTATGTCGATGCGTACCAGCCATTCAGCGAAGAGAAAATCTCAATGCAGGAGGCGCTGGAAAAAGGGGCGCAACCGCTGCGTGAGTTTATGCTGCGTCAGACCCGCGAGGCAGATTTAGGGTTGTTTGCCAGACTGGCAAATACCAGCCCCTTGCCGGGACCGGAAGCCGTGCCGATGCGCATTTTGCTACCGGCCTATGTGACCAGCGAGCTGAAAACCGCATTCCAGATAGGCTTCACGATTTTCATTCCTTTCCTGATTATCGACCTGGTGATCGCCAGCGTGTTGATGGCGTTGGGGATGATGATGGTGCCCCCCGCGACCATTGCTCTACCATTTAAACTGATGCTGTTTGTGCTGGTGGATGGCTGGCAATTGCTGGTCGGTTCGCTGGCGCAGAGCTTTTATAGTTAG
- the yedA gene encoding drug/metabolite exporter YedA produces the protein MRFRQLLPLFGALFALYIIWGSTYFVIRIGVESWPPLMMAGVRFLAAGILLMAFLLLRGHKLPPLRPLLNAALIGLLLLAVGNGMVTVAEHQNVPSGIAAVVVATVPLFTLCFSRLFGIKTRKLEWLGIAIGLAGIIMLNSGGNLSGNPWGAILILIGSVSWAFGSVYGSRITLPVGMMAGAIEMLAAGVVLMIASMIAGEKLTALPSLSGFLAVGYLALFGSIIAINAYMYLIRNVSPALATSYAYVNPVVAILLGTGLGGETLSQIEWLALGVIVFAVVLVTLGKYLFPAKPVVAPVIQDTSSE, from the coding sequence ATGCGTTTCCGCCAGTTGTTACCGCTTTTTGGCGCACTGTTTGCGCTGTATATCATTTGGGGCTCAACCTATTTTGTCATTCGGATTGGGGTAGAAAGCTGGCCACCGTTAATGATGGCGGGCGTGCGCTTTCTGGCAGCCGGTATTTTACTAATGGCATTTTTACTGCTGCGCGGGCACAAATTGCCGCCGCTACGTCCACTGCTTAATGCCGCGCTTATTGGCCTGTTACTGCTGGCTGTCGGTAACGGCATGGTAACGGTAGCCGAACATCAAAACGTCCCTTCCGGCATTGCTGCCGTGGTGGTGGCAACAGTGCCACTCTTTACCCTGTGCTTCAGCCGCCTGTTTGGCATAAAAACGCGCAAACTGGAGTGGCTTGGCATCGCCATTGGGTTAGCGGGGATCATCATGCTCAACAGTGGCGGTAATTTAAGCGGCAATCCGTGGGGCGCGATCCTGATTTTGATCGGGTCTGTGAGTTGGGCATTTGGTTCAGTTTATGGCTCACGAATCACTCTGCCAGTGGGGATGATGGCGGGAGCCATTGAAATGCTGGCGGCAGGCGTGGTGTTAATGATCGCATCGATGATTGCGGGTGAAAAACTGACGGCGCTCCCTTCTCTTTCGGGCTTCCTGGCGGTCGGCTATCTGGCGCTGTTTGGTTCGATCATCGCCATCAACGCTTATATGTATTTAATCCGCAATGTCAGCCCGGCCCTGGCGACCAGCTACGCTTATGTTAACCCGGTGGTCGCGATATTGCTGGGTACGGGGCTGGGTGGCGAAACGCTATCGCAGATTGAATGGCTGGCACTGGGCGTGATTGTCTTCGCGGTGGTGCTGGTAACGCTGGGGAAATATCTCTTTCCTGCAAAACCCGTTGTCGCCCCCGTCATTCAGGACACATCAAGCGAGTAA
- the fliM gene encoding flagellar motor switch protein FliM: MGDSILSQAEIDALLNGDSEVKDEPTSGVTSDNDIRPYDPNTQRRVVRERLQALEIINERFARHFRMGLFNLLRRSPDITVGAIRIQPYHEFARNLPVPTNLNLIHLKPLRGTGLVVFSPSLVFIAVDNLFGGDGRFPTKVEGREFTHTEQRVINRMLKLALEGYSDAWKAINPLEVEYVRSEMQVKFTNITTSPNDIVVNTPFHVEIGNLTGEFNICLPFSMIEPLRELLVNPPLENSRNEDQNWRDNLVRQVQHSQLELIANFADISLRLSQILKLKPGDVLPIEKPDRIIAHVDGVPVLTSQYGTINGQYALRIEHLINPILNSLNEEQPK, translated from the coding sequence ATGGGCGATAGTATTCTTTCTCAAGCTGAAATTGATGCACTGTTGAATGGCGACAGCGAGGTCAAAGACGAACCGACTTCCGGCGTGACCAGCGACAATGACATTCGGCCTTACGATCCCAATACGCAACGACGGGTTGTGCGCGAACGTTTGCAGGCGCTGGAAATCATTAATGAACGTTTTGCCCGACATTTCCGCATGGGGCTGTTTAACCTGCTGCGTCGTAGCCCGGACATCACCGTCGGGGCGATCCGTATCCAGCCATATCATGAATTTGCCCGCAACCTGCCGGTGCCGACCAACCTTAACCTTATCCACCTGAAACCGCTGCGCGGCACAGGACTGGTGGTGTTCTCGCCAAGCCTGGTATTTATTGCCGTGGATAACCTGTTTGGCGGCGATGGTCGGTTCCCTACCAAAGTGGAAGGTCGCGAGTTTACCCATACCGAACAGCGCGTCATCAACCGCATGTTAAAGCTGGCGCTTGAAGGCTATAGCGACGCCTGGAAGGCGATTAATCCGCTGGAAGTCGAGTATGTACGTTCGGAAATGCAGGTGAAATTTACCAATATCACCACCTCACCAAACGACATTGTGGTTAATACGCCTTTTCATGTCGAAATTGGCAACCTGACCGGTGAATTTAATATCTGCCTGCCATTCAGCATGATCGAGCCGCTGCGGGAATTGTTGGTTAACCCGCCACTGGAAAACTCGCGTAATGAAGATCAGAACTGGCGCGATAATCTGGTGCGTCAGGTACAGCATTCACAACTGGAGTTGATCGCCAACTTTGCCGATATTTCGCTGCGCCTGTCGCAGATTTTGAAACTGAAACCCGGCGATGTCCTGCCGATAGAAAAACCCGATCGTATCATCGCGCACGTTGACGGCGTTCCGGTGCTGACCAGCCAGTACGGCACCATCAATGGCCAGTATGCGTTACGGATAGAACATTTGATTAACCCGATTTTGAATTCTCTGAACGAGGAACAGCCCAAATGA
- the dgcQ gene encoding cellulose biosynthesis regulator diguanylate cyclase DgcQ, whose amino-acid sequence MLHETEMENQSWLKKLARRLGPGHVVNLCFIVVLIFSTLLTWREVVVLEDAYISSQRNHLENVANALDKQLQYNVDKLLFLRNGMREALVAPLDFTSLRNAVTEFEQRRDEHAWQIELNRRRTLPVNGVSDALVSEGDLLSRENESLDNEIAAALEVGYLLRLAHNSSSMVEQAMYVSRAGFYVSTQPTLFMRSVPGRYYEFVTQPWFIGHSQRENRQRAVRWFTSQHDHNNVTEPQVTVSVPVDSNNYWYGVLGMSIPVRSMQQFLQNAIDKNLDGEYQLYDSKLKLLTSSNPENPTEDLFDPRELASLAQAIEHDTRGGIRMNSRYVSWERLDHFDGVLVRIHTLSEGVRGDFGSISIALTLLWALFTTMLLISWYVIRQMVSNMFVLQSSLQWQAWHDTLTRLYNRGALFEKARPLAKMCQTHKHPFSVIQVDLDHFKAINDRFGHQAGDRVLSHAAGLISRSLRPQYVAGRVGGEEFCVILPGASLEQAKEVAEHIRLKLNEKEMLIAKSKTIRISASLGVSSSEETGDYDFEQLQSLADRRLYLAKQAGRNRVCASDTP is encoded by the coding sequence GTGCTGCACGAGACAGAAATGGAAAACCAGAGCTGGCTGAAAAAACTCGCGCGCCGCCTGGGGCCTGGTCATGTCGTTAATCTCTGCTTTATTGTGGTATTGATCTTCTCAACTTTACTCACATGGCGTGAAGTCGTCGTACTGGAAGATGCCTATATTTCAAGTCAGCGTAACCATCTGGAAAATGTTGCCAACGCGCTTGATAAACAACTGCAATATAACGTTGATAAGTTATTATTTTTGCGTAACGGGATGCGCGAAGCCCTCGTTGCGCCGCTCGATTTCACCTCTCTGCGCAATGCCGTTACCGAGTTCGAACAACGTCGCGATGAACATGCCTGGCAGATAGAACTCAACAGACGACGTACCCTGCCGGTAAATGGCGTCTCTGATGCGTTAGTCAGCGAGGGGGATCTGCTTTCTCGCGAAAATGAATCCCTGGACAACGAAATTGCCGCCGCGCTGGAAGTCGGTTACTTGCTGCGACTGGCGCACAACTCCTCGTCGATGGTTGAACAGGCGATGTATGTCTCGCGCGCCGGATTTTACGTTTCTACGCAGCCGACGCTGTTTATGCGAAGTGTGCCCGGGCGTTACTACGAATTTGTCACCCAACCCTGGTTTATCGGTCATTCACAACGAGAAAACCGCCAACGTGCGGTGCGTTGGTTTACCTCTCAGCATGACCATAACAATGTTACTGAACCACAAGTCACTGTAAGCGTGCCGGTTGACAGCAATAATTACTGGTATGGCGTGCTGGGAATGAGTATTCCCGTGCGTTCAATGCAGCAATTTTTACAAAATGCTATCGATAAAAATCTCGACGGTGAATATCAACTCTACGACAGTAAACTGAAATTATTGACCTCTTCCAACCCGGAGAATCCTACCGAAGATCTCTTTGATCCTCGCGAACTGGCATCACTTGCGCAGGCCATTGAACACGATACGCGCGGTGGAATCCGGATGAACAGTCGCTATGTTAGCTGGGAACGGCTGGATCATTTTGACGGGGTATTAGTGCGAATCCATACGCTTAGCGAAGGTGTGCGTGGTGATTTCGGCAGTATCAGCATTGCATTAACCCTGTTGTGGGCGCTCTTCACAACCATGTTACTTATCTCCTGGTATGTGATTCGCCAGATGGTCAGCAATATGTTTGTCCTGCAAAGCTCGTTGCAATGGCAGGCGTGGCACGACACTTTAACCCGCCTGTATAACCGTGGCGCACTGTTCGAAAAAGCGCGTCCGCTGGCCAAAATGTGCCAGACACACAAACATCCTTTTTCTGTCATTCAGGTCGACCTTGACCATTTTAAAGCGATTAATGACCGCTTTGGTCACCAGGCGGGCGACCGTGTGTTGTCACATGCTGCCGGATTAATTAGTCGTTCATTACGACCCCAGTATGTTGCCGGACGGGTTGGTGGTGAGGAGTTTTGTGTGATTCTGCCTGGCGCCAGCCTGGAGCAGGCAAAAGAAGTTGCCGAACATATTCGTCTGAAGCTGAATGAAAAAGAGATGTTGATTGCCAAGAGCAAGACTATCCGCATCAGTGCTTCATTGGGGGTGAGCAGCAGTGAAGAAACCGGTGATTATGATTTTGAACAATTGCAATCGCTGGCCGATCGTCGGCTGTATCTCGCTAAACAAGCAGGACGTAATCGGGTCTGCGCCAGTGATACCCCTTAA
- the dsrB gene encoding protein DsrB: MKVNDRVTVKTDGGPRRPGVVLAVEEFSEGTMYLVSLEDYPLGIWFFNEAGHQDGIFVEKAE, translated from the coding sequence ATGAAGGTGAATGATCGGGTAACAGTCAAAACGGATGGCGGTCCGCGTCGTCCTGGCGTGGTACTGGCAGTTGAGGAGTTTAGTGAAGGCACAATGTACCTGGTTTCGCTGGAAGACTACCCGCTCGGCATCTGGTTCTTTAATGAGGCAGGGCATCAGGACGGTATCTTTGTGGAGAAAGCAGAGTAA
- the yodD gene encoding peroxide/acid resistance protein YodD, with product MKTAKEYSDTAKREVSVDVDALLAAINEISESEVHRSQSDSEHVSIDGREYHTWRELADAFELDIHDFSVSEVNR from the coding sequence ATGAAAACCGCAAAAGAGTACAGCGATACCGCAAAACGTGAGGTCAGCGTCGATGTCGATGCCCTGCTGGCGGCGATCAATGAAATTAGCGAAAGCGAAGTTCATCGCAGCCAGAGTGATTCAGAACACGTCAGTATCGATGGTCGCGAATACCATACATGGCGTGAATTAGCGGATGCCTTTGAACTGGATATTCATGACTTTAGCGTCTCGGAAGTAAACCGCTAA
- the rcsA gene encoding transcriptional regulator RcsA has product MSTIIMDLCSYTRLGLTGYLLSRGVKKREINDIETVDDLTIACDSQRPSVVFINEDCFIHDASNSQRIKHIINQHPNTLFIVFMAIANVHFDEYLLVRKNLLISSKSIKPESLDDILGDILKKETTMATVLNMPTLSLSRTESSMLRMWMAGQGTIQISDQMNIKAKTVSSHKGNIKRKIKTHNKQVIYHVVRLTDNVTNGIFVNMR; this is encoded by the coding sequence ATGTCAACGATTATTATGGATTTATGTAGTTACACCCGGCTAGGTTTGACTGGGTATCTGTTGAGTAGAGGGGTTAAAAAAAGAGAAATCAACGACATCGAAACCGTTGATGACCTTACCATCGCTTGTGATTCACAGCGCCCTTCAGTGGTGTTTATTAATGAGGACTGTTTTATCCACGATGCTTCTAACAGTCAGCGTATCAAGCACATCATTAATCAACATCCCAATACGTTATTTATCGTTTTTATGGCAATTGCCAATGTTCATTTTGATGAATATCTGTTGGTCAGAAAAAATTTATTGATTAGTTCTAAATCAATTAAACCGGAATCTCTCGATGATATCCTTGGCGATATTCTGAAAAAAGAGACAACAATGGCCACTGTTTTAAATATGCCGACGTTATCATTGAGTCGAACCGAATCGAGTATGTTGCGAATGTGGATGGCTGGTCAGGGAACCATTCAGATCTCCGACCAAATGAATATCAAAGCCAAGACCGTTTCATCGCATAAAGGCAATATTAAACGTAAGATCAAAACGCATAATAAACAAGTTATCTATCATGTCGTCCGACTGACGGATAATGTGACTAATGGTATTTTTGTCAACATGCGCTAA
- the fliR gene encoding flagellar biosynthetic protein FliR gives MLQVTSEQWLSGLSLYFWPLLRVLALISTAPILSERSIPKRVKLGLAMMITFAIAPALPANDVPVFSFHALWLAVQQILIGIALGFTMQFAFAAVRTAGEIIGLQMGLSFATFVDPGSHLNMPVLARIMDMLALLLFLTFNGHLWLISLLVDTFHTLPIGGEPLNNNAFLALTKAGSLIFLNGLMLALPIITLLLTLNLALGLLNRMAPQLSIFVIGFPLTLTVGISLMAALMPLIAPFCEHLFSEIFILLADIISEFPAI, from the coding sequence ATGTTGCAGGTAACAAGCGAACAATGGCTTTCCGGGTTAAGTCTGTATTTCTGGCCATTGCTGCGCGTGCTGGCGCTGATCTCCACCGCGCCCATTTTAAGCGAACGTAGTATACCGAAACGGGTGAAACTGGGACTCGCGATGATGATCACTTTCGCTATTGCCCCGGCATTACCAGCCAACGATGTTCCCGTTTTTTCGTTCCATGCCCTGTGGCTGGCGGTGCAGCAAATCCTGATTGGCATTGCCCTTGGGTTTACCATGCAATTTGCCTTTGCCGCTGTGCGAACTGCTGGAGAAATTATCGGTCTGCAAATGGGGCTTTCATTTGCGACATTCGTCGATCCAGGCAGCCATCTTAATATGCCCGTTCTGGCGCGTATTATGGATATGCTGGCTCTGCTGTTGTTCCTGACATTTAACGGCCATTTATGGTTGATTTCGCTGCTGGTCGATACGTTTCACACTCTGCCTATTGGGGGCGAGCCGCTTAACAACAATGCGTTTCTGGCGCTCACCAAAGCAGGAAGTTTAATTTTTCTCAACGGATTGATGCTGGCATTACCGATTATTACCCTGCTGCTGACACTGAATCTGGCGCTGGGATTACTTAATCGTATGGCTCCGCAATTATCAATTTTCGTTATCGGTTTTCCATTAACTCTGACGGTCGGTATTTCATTAATGGCAGCATTAATGCCGTTAATTGCTCCGTTTTGCGAACATTTATTCAGTGAAATTTTTATTTTGCTTGCCGATATTATTAGCGAATTTCCAGCAATATGA
- the fliN gene encoding flagellar motor switch protein FliN gives MSDLNNPADDNNGAMDDLWAEALSEQKSTSGKSATEAVFQQLGGGDVSGTLQDIDLIMDIPVKLTVELGRTRMTIKELLRLTQGSVVALDGLAGEPLDILINGYLIAQGEVVVVADKYGVRITDIITPSERMRRLSR, from the coding sequence ATGAGTGACTTGAATAATCCGGCCGATGACAACAACGGCGCAATGGACGATCTGTGGGCTGAAGCGTTGAGCGAACAAAAATCAACCAGCGGCAAAAGCGCCACTGAGGCGGTGTTCCAACAGCTTGGTGGCGGCGACGTCAGTGGAACATTGCAGGATATCGACCTGATTATGGATATTCCGGTCAAACTGACCGTCGAACTGGGTCGCACACGAATGACTATCAAAGAGCTGTTGCGCCTGACGCAAGGATCAGTGGTGGCGCTGGACGGTCTGGCTGGCGAACCGCTGGATATTCTGATCAATGGCTATTTAATCGCCCAGGGCGAAGTTGTGGTCGTTGCCGATAAATATGGCGTGCGGATCACCGATATCATTACCCCGTCTGAGCGGATGCGCCGCCTGAGCCGTTAG
- a CDS encoding mannosyl-3-phosphoglycerate phosphatase-related protein, protein MLSIQQPLLIFTDLDGTLLDSHSYDWQPAAPWLNRLREADVPVILCSSKTSAEMLYLQKILGLQGLPLIAENGAVIQLDHQWQDIDGFPRIISGIAHSEISLVLNTLREKEHFKFTTFDDVDETTIAEWTGLSRSQAALTQLHEASVTLIWRDSDEQMTQFTARLNELGLQFVQGARFWHVLDASAGKDQAANWIIAAYQQSGGERPTTLGLGDGPNDAPLLEVMDYAVIVKGLNREGIHLQNEDPPRVWRTQREGPDGWREGLDHFFTVR, encoded by the coding sequence ATGCTTTCAATTCAACAACCACTGCTGATTTTCACCGATCTCGATGGCACCCTGTTGGACAGTCATAGCTATGACTGGCAGCCTGCCGCTCCCTGGCTAAACCGTTTACGAGAAGCAGACGTTCCAGTGATTCTCTGCAGCAGTAAAACGTCGGCGGAAATGCTGTACTTGCAAAAAATCCTGGGTCTGCAAGGGTTGCCGCTGATTGCCGAAAACGGAGCGGTGATCCAACTGGATCATCAATGGCAAGATATAGATGGGTTCCCCCGTATCATCTCGGGTATTGCCCATAGTGAAATCAGTCTGGTGTTGAATACGTTACGCGAGAAAGAACATTTCAAATTCACCACTTTTGATGATGTCGATGAGACAACCATTGCTGAATGGACTGGATTAAGCCGTAGCCAGGCGGCGCTGACGCAATTGCATGAAGCCTCGGTCACGCTCATCTGGCGCGACAGTGACGAGCAAATGACGCAATTTACCGCTCGCCTGAACGAGTTAGGGTTGCAGTTTGTCCAAGGCGCTCGCTTCTGGCATGTGTTGGACGCCTCTGCCGGAAAAGATCAGGCCGCCAACTGGATCATCGCGGCATATCAACAATCAGGCGGAGAACGTCCGACGACGCTTGGCTTAGGCGATGGTCCAAATGACGCGCCATTACTGGAAGTGATGGATTACGCGGTCATTGTGAAAGGGCTAAACCGGGAAGGCATTCATCTGCAAAATGAGGATCCGCCTCGTGTCTGGCGAACGCAGCGAGAAGGTCCTGATGGCTGGCGCGAGGGGTTGGATCACTTTTTTACCGTCCGTTAA
- a CDS encoding DUF808 domain-containing protein — MLLAGSSLLTLLDDIATLLDDISVMGKLAAKKTAGVLGDDLSLNAQQVSGVRANRELPVVWGVAKGSLINKVILVPLALIISAFIPWAITPLLMIGGAFLCFEGVEKVLHMLEARKHKEDPAQSQQRLEKLAAQDPLKFEKDKIKGAIRTDFILSAEIVAITLGIVAEAPLLNQVLVLSGIALVVTVGVYGLVGIIVKIDDLGYWLAEKSSTVIQALGKGLLIIAPWLMKALSIVGTLAMFLVGGGIVVHGIAPLHHAIEHFSGQQSALVAMILPTVLNLILGFIIGSIVVLAVKAVAKMRGQVH; from the coding sequence ATGCTTTTGGCCGGGAGTAGTTTATTGACGTTGCTCGATGATATCGCCACTTTGCTGGACGATATCTCCGTGATGGGCAAGCTGGCGGCGAAGAAAACCGCTGGTGTATTAGGGGATGACTTGTCGCTCAATGCGCAACAAGTTTCAGGTGTGCGTGCCAACCGGGAATTACCCGTGGTCTGGGGCGTGGCGAAGGGATCGCTCATCAACAAAGTGATTCTGGTGCCGTTGGCGCTGATCATCAGTGCGTTTATCCCGTGGGCGATTACACCGCTGTTGATGATTGGCGGTGCATTTCTCTGCTTTGAAGGGGTAGAGAAGGTGCTGCATATGCTGGAGGCGCGTAAGCATAAAGAGGATCCGGCACAGAGTCAGCAGCGTCTGGAAAAACTGGCAGCGCAGGATCCGCTGAAGTTCGAAAAGGACAAAATAAAAGGGGCGATTCGTACCGATTTTATTTTGTCTGCGGAAATTGTCGCTATCACGCTGGGGATTGTGGCGGAAGCGCCGTTGCTTAATCAGGTGCTGGTGCTTTCAGGGATCGCACTGGTGGTTACCGTGGGCGTCTACGGTCTGGTGGGGATCATCGTTAAGATTGATGATCTGGGTTACTGGCTGGCGGAAAAATCCAGTACGGTTATACAGGCGCTGGGCAAGGGGTTATTGATTATCGCGCCCTGGCTGATGAAAGCGTTATCGATCGTCGGCACGCTGGCGATGTTTCTCGTCGGTGGTGGCATTGTGGTACATGGTATTGCGCCGCTGCATCATGCTATTGAACATTTCTCCGGGCAGCAGAGTGCGCTGGTGGCGATGATATTACCGACTGTTTTAAATCTGATTCTTGGTTTTATCATCGGTAGCATCGTCGTATTGGCAGTGAAAGCAGTAGCGAAAATGCGCGGTCAGGTACATTAA